The following are from one region of the Dreissena polymorpha isolate Duluth1 chromosome 2, UMN_Dpol_1.0, whole genome shotgun sequence genome:
- the LOC127868203 gene encoding P2X purinoceptor 7-like, producing MADSDSSRSSDRNSYISESLTEDEMSDVEENAQPYQFEPILRRNEEDRGDRRPELPGEQVAEVEIRRGNSNWCLCSNCPAMDSEVESVCCREVENVDMKRDSFNSESQEALQCITEHPGFRTVCLDQYVLETAYYQYVQQYGQMHHQANERMRYVGYRQLARWCWGFLGKEVRVVLPACCVQRIRDQFPSDQYRGFQWQT from the exons ATGGCGGACAGCGACAGCAGCCGATCAAGCGATAGAAATAGTTACATATCCGAGTCGTTAACTGAAGATGAAATGTCTGATGTTGAAGAAAATGCACAGCCATATCAGTTTGAACCGATATTGAGAAGGAATGAGGAAGATCGCGGCGATAGACGACCTGAATTGCCAGGCGAACAAGTAGCTGAAGTGGAAATCCGACGAGGCAACTCGAATTG GTGTCTTTGTTCAAACTGCCCAGCCATGGACAGTGAGGTGGAGTCAGTGTGCTGCAGAGAGGTGGAGAATGTCGACATGAAACGTGACAGCTTCAACAGTGAATCACAAGAAGCCCTCCAGTGCATCACAGAACACCCAGGCTTCCGGACAGTCTGTCTTGACCAATATGTCCTGGAAACGGCCTACTACCAGTATGTCCAGCAGTATGGGCAGATGCATCACCAGGCTAATGA GCGCATGCGGTATGTTGGTTATAGGCAGCTTGCAAGGTGGTGCTGGGGTTTTCTTGGAAAAGAAGTACGTGTTGTACTCCCAGCTTGCTGCGTCCAAAGAATAAGGGACCAGTTTCCATCTGACCAATACAGAGGCTTCCAATGGCAAACTTAA